One region of Anaeromyxobacter paludicola genomic DNA includes:
- a CDS encoding oxidative damage protection protein, with amino-acid sequence MARMVMCKKLGKELPGLSFKPFPNELGQRIYDSISQDAWKLWLEYFKMIMNEYRLSPADPRSNEILFQQAEQFFFGEGAQLPPDYQPPAAKK; translated from the coding sequence ATGGCGCGCATGGTGATGTGCAAGAAGCTCGGCAAGGAGCTCCCCGGTCTCTCCTTCAAGCCCTTCCCGAACGAGCTCGGCCAGCGGATCTACGACAGCATCTCCCAGGACGCCTGGAAGCTGTGGCTCGAGTACTTCAAGATGATCATGAACGAGTACCGGCTGTCGCCCGCCGATCCCCGTTCCAACGAGATCCTGTTCCAGCAGGCTGAGCAGTTCTTCTTCGGCGAGGGCGCCCAGCTCCCGCCGGACTACCAGCCCCCCGCCGCCAAGAAGTAG
- a CDS encoding response regulator, producing the protein MTARDRKTAKWDRPEEHDHVLLIADDDQHRLDLLREHLAQIPGRPRAAVLGRYPRFKLRIARDGEEVSEQLSPETTVLAIDLGMPRRSGLEVIEEVRPRRSDLAILAYTAGARATEAVAAMMAGADHFHELNDMEGFEHALELAIDRRRLAKLIERSHAEAEEARSRLARLAGMSTSLPGLRVPQDREAVIPFHVAAQRYLAASAKLYEGDARGLAEKLGVSYFAMRRLLKRFGVPLPSRPRKEGTSKG; encoded by the coding sequence ATGACCGCCAGAGACCGAAAGACCGCCAAGTGGGATCGCCCCGAGGAGCACGACCACGTGCTCCTCATCGCCGACGACGACCAGCACCGGCTCGACCTCCTGCGCGAGCACCTGGCCCAGATCCCGGGCCGGCCTCGCGCCGCGGTGCTGGGCCGCTACCCGCGCTTCAAGCTGCGGATCGCCCGCGACGGGGAGGAGGTCTCCGAGCAGCTCTCGCCCGAGACCACCGTCCTCGCCATCGACCTCGGCATGCCGCGCCGCAGCGGGCTCGAGGTCATCGAGGAGGTGCGCCCGCGCCGCAGCGACCTCGCCATCCTCGCCTACACCGCGGGAGCGCGCGCCACCGAGGCGGTGGCGGCGATGATGGCCGGCGCCGACCACTTCCACGAGCTCAACGACATGGAGGGGTTCGAGCACGCGCTCGAGCTCGCCATCGACCGGCGGCGGCTCGCGAAGCTCATCGAGCGCAGCCACGCGGAGGCCGAGGAGGCCCGCAGCCGCCTCGCCCGGCTCGCCGGAATGAGCACCTCGCTGCCCGGGCTGCGGGTTCCGCAGGACCGCGAGGCGGTGATCCCGTTCCACGTCGCGGCGCAGCGATACCTTGCGGCTTCCGCAAAGCTCTACGAGGGGGATGCGCGCGGATTGGCCGAAAAGCTGGGGGTTTCCTACTTCGCCATGCGCAGGCTGCTCAAGCGCTTCGGGGTGCCGCTGCCCAGCCGGCCCCGCAAGGAAGGGACAAGCAAGGGCTAG
- a CDS encoding helix-turn-helix domain-containing protein, which yields MALAEKFAVNLKSERLRRKLSQEILASKAGLSVSYISMLERGQRTPPLDTLESLARALAVAPTSLLA from the coding sequence ATGGCTCTCGCCGAAAAGTTCGCCGTCAACCTCAAGAGCGAGCGGCTTCGCCGCAAGCTGTCCCAGGAGATCCTGGCCTCGAAGGCCGGCCTCTCGGTCTCCTACATCTCGATGCTCGAGCGCGGCCAGCGCACCCCCCCGCTCGACACCCTCGAGTCGCTCGCCCGCGCCCTGGCCGTCGCGCCGACCTCGCTGCTCGCGTAG
- a CDS encoding CUAEP/CCAEP-tail radical SAM (seleno)protein, producing the protein MRADGDILLLSTYELGHQPLGLALPRAFLARAGFRPAALDLSLEPLDEAAVRRARLVAFAVPMHTALKLALAAAARVRALNPAALVVFHGLYAPLHAALLRAAGAAAVLGGECEEELVRLAEAAERGEDLSRFVQDGAGAATLRRLDFPVPSREGLPPLERYAHLQDARGLRVAGYAEATRGCLHRCRHCPIPPLYGGRLFVVPVEAVLADVAQLVAAGATHVTFGDPDFLNGPGHALRVARALHARFPAVTFDYTAKVEHLLRRPLLVAELGALGALFVTSAVESLSDRVLAKLDKGHTRADALRAFELCAETGVALRPSLLPFTPWSTLEDYLDLLQTFEERGWLPQLDPVQLSIRLLVPPGSLLLRDPAFAGAALDPAALTFRWAHPDPRMDALQAKVAGLVEERAAAGADPLETVAAVKALALAAAGRVHQHVTRARDRRFTPRLTESWFC; encoded by the coding sequence ATGCGCGCCGACGGCGACATCCTCCTCCTCTCGACGTACGAGCTCGGGCACCAGCCGCTCGGCCTCGCCCTGCCGCGCGCCTTCCTGGCGCGCGCGGGCTTCCGGCCGGCGGCCCTCGACCTGTCGCTGGAGCCGCTCGACGAGGCCGCGGTCCGCCGCGCGCGGCTCGTCGCGTTCGCGGTCCCGATGCACACCGCGCTCAAGCTGGCGCTCGCCGCCGCGGCGCGGGTGCGCGCCCTCAACCCGGCCGCCCTCGTCGTCTTCCACGGGCTCTACGCCCCGCTGCACGCGGCGCTCCTGCGCGCCGCCGGGGCGGCCGCGGTGCTGGGCGGCGAGTGCGAGGAGGAGCTGGTGCGGCTCGCCGAGGCGGCCGAGCGCGGCGAGGACCTCTCGCGCTTCGTCCAGGACGGCGCCGGAGCGGCGACGCTGCGGCGGCTGGACTTCCCCGTCCCCTCGCGCGAAGGCCTCCCCCCGCTCGAGCGCTACGCCCACCTCCAGGACGCGCGCGGGCTCCGGGTGGCCGGGTACGCCGAGGCGACGCGCGGCTGCCTCCACCGCTGCCGCCACTGCCCCATCCCCCCGCTCTACGGCGGCCGGCTCTTCGTGGTCCCGGTGGAGGCGGTCCTCGCCGACGTGGCCCAGCTCGTGGCGGCCGGCGCGACCCATGTGACCTTCGGCGATCCGGACTTCCTGAACGGCCCGGGCCACGCCCTGAGGGTGGCCCGCGCGCTCCACGCCCGCTTCCCGGCGGTCACCTTCGACTACACCGCCAAGGTGGAGCACCTGCTGCGCCGCCCGCTCCTCGTGGCCGAGCTCGGGGCCCTCGGGGCGCTCTTCGTGACCTCGGCGGTGGAGTCGCTCTCCGACCGGGTGCTCGCGAAGCTCGACAAGGGGCACACCCGCGCCGACGCGCTGCGCGCCTTCGAGCTCTGCGCGGAGACGGGCGTCGCGCTGCGCCCCTCGCTGCTCCCGTTCACCCCCTGGTCCACCCTCGAGGACTACCTCGACCTCCTCCAGACGTTCGAGGAGCGCGGCTGGCTGCCGCAGCTCGATCCGGTGCAGCTCTCGATCCGGCTCCTGGTCCCGCCCGGCTCGCTCCTGCTGCGCGACCCCGCCTTCGCCGGCGCGGCGCTCGACCCCGCCGCCCTCACCTTCCGCTGGGCCCACCCCGACCCGCGCATGGACGCGCTCCAGGCGAAGGTCGCCGGCCTCGTGGAGGAGCGGGCCGCGGCCGGCGCCGATCCGCTCGAGACCGTGGCGGCGGTGAAGGCGCTCGCGCTGGCGGCGGCCGGGCGGGTCCACCAGCACGTGACGCGGGCCCGGGACCGGCGCTTCACGCCCCGGCTCACCGAGAGCTGGTTCTGCTGA